Within Primulina tabacum isolate GXHZ01 chromosome 5, ASM2559414v2, whole genome shotgun sequence, the genomic segment AAACTACAAATACAATACTGAAcaactcaagacatacatatagactaactgggagactGCATTaaacagaaccaagcaatccaacctcaatcccgagctccactggcggagcctcggcctgatgctgcaaaacgactcgggagatctaccatggtgcccaatagcaaccacatcagcccccccagtaaacaactgaggttaggattctggtatgaaacagttcaacaataacaacaataacataaatcatgcataatcatataataaaatgtaatatgcaatgcatgaaaggctcaacgaataactgggataacaggagccaacaaccggtacgataacaactggaataatgctcgagcaacaacacaggggagctacatcgtcatggagctaaaccgccctgccaagtatgcgaggtatgccaagctgtgctgaataacacccctgactcggcctccatacagctgatacgatataacaggatgacacaacagaacgaactagatgacacaatcccagcgctcacctcaaaaggctgcactaaccacgggattgttcaatcacatctacagtatcatgtgtataggcctatcagccacacaatgatccctagataaacaacagtgccagttaacaacggatatcaacaatggctaacaagaacgatagcgctcaacatgaatgtcataactgtatgcccaatgctaaatgccaataatatgtcataataaataaacatagatcacaatgaaggcatttaacaatttacaaCAGTCAACAAGTCATAAACACGATCCATGTAACACaaaatgacaattaaacataatttatgttttaccgtcgtatgttaccgagctgtaacatacctataccaactTGACAATCCAATATCACTTCACTTCAAGACTCTCGGCCTAAACAAAACCACAATAAGCCGATCATGAAAACTACATTCCATACCAATGTCCGATTTGACACAAAAGAGCATAAAATTCGTATATCGCTCaatattaaatcaaataaatatccgccaattggaaatgaaagataaCTTGAATATTTAACTTTTTATAGAAGAAACTATTTCCAGAATCCTAATAGATAAATCCCAGAATTATCAAGAAGACACTGCCACTCAACATATTTTCGGGCAGAATCTCGTACTGAGCAGTTTCGGAAAAATGAGATAACTTgctcaattcttaatggaatttaacgaatCTTATATCATTACGAAGATAACACATAGCTCTACAACTTTCCTTTGAATCACAAGTCCAGAATCCGAGCGCATAATTGACAAAAACTCGAATTACAGTAGGTGTCCTGCACAACACCATTTCAGAATTCGatttgacacattttggtagaaaaatcatatcaattccgtttcttatccaaatttGATGATTTCAGTGGCTATAGAAAGCTAACAAACAGAGCTACAAGTTCTTTTTAAGTCATTTCTATAAATTCAAGTTGTAAAAATCGCAGCAACACCAAAACTCTCACCCCAAAAACGGAAGAATTCGCACAGAAACAGAGTACCGGAAGAGCAGCTTTGATCTACCCGAATCCTTGCTCAAACTTCGCGATTTTTGACTTAAATCAAAGCTTAGGATGTTAGGAAGACACCCCTTCAGACCGATCGAGATTTGGACGCCGAACGGAGGAGATATCGCGACTTTTCTGCGGCTGCTCCAAAGGTTGCGAAAATTGGTTTccttctttcttcatttctctctttctctcgtttttttcttcttttattttgaaatttgtgtgtatgtatatgtatatttatatattgtatatttgGTTACTCAAATAGTAACTCAAGCTCATTTATCCCGGTCTGAATATAttttgctctcgtgtgttatttaaactttatatgtatttttatatcgttttaactccgatattctaaaatacatttttttaacacacttcttgaatttatttggcataaataattattttaatttacagctcaataattattctaattatgccaaaattaccggataattaaaTACAGGGCCTTACACTTCTCCACCCCTTAAaacaaatttcgtcctcgaaatttctgTTTATACACATACATGTTACACACAATACGAAACCAACAATACATTACTAAGAATCAAACAGATATGGATAAGATGCTCTCATCTTCTCTTATGTttcccacgttgattcttcTACACCATGCCTCGACCACTGAACACGTACAAGTGGTATAACTTTATTGCGTAAAACTTTATCTTTACGATCCAAGATACAAACAGGATACTCAATATACGATAGAGacggatcaagttcaacctcatcaggctgaatcaCATGAGACGGATCGGGCTCATACTTacgcaacatagaaacatggaaAACATCGTGGATGCCAGACAATGACTGGGGCAAATCCAAACGATAAGCGCAAGTCCCAATACGCTCAACAATCTCGTAGAGGCCGACGAAACGAGGTGACAACTTACTTCTCATGCCAAAACGAACAACACCTGTAAACGGAGAGATTATCAGAAACACAAAATCTCCAACTTGAAATTCTAGAGGTCGACGACGTCTGTTAACATAACTAGCTTGACGATCTTGGGCAGCTTTCATTCTCTGACGAATCAACTGGACTTTATCATGCATTTCCTGAACAATCTCAGGTCCAGTCAACTGCTTCTCACCAAATTCATCCCAACAAAGAGGTGATCGACATCGTCTgccgtacaaagcttcaaaagaagccataccaatagtcacttggaaactgttgttatatgaAAATTCTACCAGTGGTAAAGCTTCATGCCAACTGTCTTTAAAATCCATGACCGCTGCTCGAAGCAGATCCTCGAGTGTCTGGATCTTACGCTttgtctgaccatctgtctgaggatggtacGCAGTACTCATCGCAAGTCGTGTACCCATTTCTTTTTGAAAACTAGTCCAAAACTTTGATgtgaatctagggtcacgatctgagactattgcaactggaactccatgaagtctcacaacaTTTTCAATATACAGACGAGCCATTTTCTTGTAAGAATACGTCCTCTCATACGGAATAAATTGTGCCGATTTAGATAATATGtcgacaatcacccaaatggcatcaaAATGACGAGAAGTACGTGGCAAATGCGTGACAAAATCCATAGCCACGTGCTCCCAGTTCCACTGAGGAACCTCCAGGCTATGCAATAATCCTCCCGGTCTCATTCGTTccgctttgacttgctgacataTCATACAACGAGACACAAACTCAGCTACATCCTTTTTCATattcttccaccaaaactgaggcTGTAGAATATGATACATTTTCCTTCCTCCTGGGTGGATACTATATCGAGTACAATGAGCTTCTTTAAGGATGGCTGTACGCAATTCAGAAATATCTCGGACAACCAATCTACCATTCAACCGAAGAGAATCATCTGAGTGAATTGAGAAACCAGATTGGTGTCCTTCTGATACTAACTCATAAGATTTCAGAACTCGATCATCAGTTTTCTGAGCTGACTTCACACTCTGAATCAACTCTGGCTCAACAGAAATCTGAGATACACAAACAGCATTACCTTGGATTTTAAAATCCAATCCAGAAGTACAAATATCCTCTCGTAACTTAGAAACATGAATCGAGGATAAATTAACGTCAACAGCCTTACGACTCAAAGCATCGGTAATGACATTCACTTTTCCCGGGTGATACTggatctcacaatcataatctttcaaaagatccatccaacgtctctgtctcatattcagatctGACTGAGAgaacagatacttcaagcttttgtgatcagaatagattatAAATTGCtccccaaacaaataatgtctccaaatcttgagagcaaaaacgatagcagccaattccaagtcatgaacaggatacttagactcatgcggtttcaactgacgagaaccaTATGCCACAACTctgccatgctgcatcagaacacaacctAGACCTCGATTAGATGCATCCGTGAAAACAACAAATCCTCCAGAACCACTTGGAATGGTAAGAACTGGTGCAgaggtcaatctcttcttcaactcgacAAAACTTGACTCGCATTCATCAGACCAAATGAATCTCTGatttttctgagtcagttgagtgataggtctagcaatctttgagaaatttttgataaatctccggtaataaccagctagACCCATGAAATTATGAATCTCTGGCACATTGGTCGGTCGTACCCAGTTCAGAactgcttccactttacttggatcgacaGAAATACCATGTTGAGATATGACATGGCCCAGAAATATCACTTTatctaaccaaaactcacacttggatAGCTTGGCGTACAACTGCTTCTTTTGAAGAATTCAAAGAACTATCCTCAAGTGTTTAACATGCTCTTCCTCGGACTtggaataaacaagaatatcatcgatggATACAATCACAAAACAATCGAGATATTtacgaaatactcgattcatcaggTCCATAAACACATCAGGAGCATTGGTCAAatcaaaaggcataaccaaaaattcaaagtgtCCGTATCTCGTGCGAAAAGCTGTTTTTGGCACATCTTCTTGTCTAACTCTCACTTGATGGTACctgaacgaagatcaatcttagaatacaccgaagtaccttgcaactgatcaaataagtcatcaatcctagggagtggatatttattcttgacaaaagacttattcagttgccgataatcaatacacatccgcatcgtaccatctttcttcttgacaaatagaatcggtgcaccccacggtgaagAACTCGGACGAATATAACCTTTAGTCAACAAATCCTGCAATtgttctttcagttctttcagcTCAACAGGGGCTAAACGATATGGTGCTCAAGATATGGGTTCAGCTCCTGGCATTAATTCGATATTGAACTCAACTTCTCGTTCTGGTTGAAAACCAGGAATCTCTTCTGGAAACACATTAGGAAACTCACGGACTACAGGAATATCAGAAATCCGTCGCTTATCTTGCGATAGATCCACAGCATAAACCAGAAAACCTTCATGACCAGAATCTAACAATCGATTCATTTCAATGGCAGAAACTAGAGGAATCTTGGCTTGGAAACCACGACCATAGAAATTCCATTTAGGAGCAAAGTTAGGTCTGAAACGAACTATTCCTCGATAACAGTCAACACTGGCAAGATTTGCAGTCAAAGCATCCATACCAACGATGCAATCAAAGTCATGCATAGCTAGAACTATGAGATTCAGATATAGAACATTTTCATCGTGAAACAAAACCGCATTGAACACCACATTATAAGTGATAATCATTTTGCCCATCGGAGTAACAACAAATAGATTGGAATTCATACTAGTGGTGCGAAGATCATGCGAAACAACGAATGCATGAGAAACAAAGGAATGAGATGCTCCAGTATCAAATAACACTCGTGCTATAAAACCACATAGAGTACAATTACCGGTAATGACAGTACTTGGAGCTGCCTGAGCATCATCCTCAGTCAAGGCAAATACATGAACAGATGACTGATTTTGTTGACCACCTTGCCCCCTGCTCTGATGCAAAGGGCGACTAGGCTGATGGGAGGACTGGGACGCTGTTGGAATTTTATTACTTTGAGCTCCACTACCTGCCTGGGCTGATTTCCCCGTCTTACTAGGACAAACTCTAGAAAAATGACCCGGCCGACCACAATTATTACAAACCCCTTGAACTCCAACACACTGATTACCGGAATGCTTGCCTCCACAGTGATCACAGTAAGGTCCACTATAGCGATATCCACTACGGTTCCCTGAACTCCCTGAACTCGAAGAACTAGAACCAGACTTCTTAAATTGCTTCCCACGTGGACGAAGAGATGCAGAACCAGATGAACTGAATTGTTGCCTCCCCGACTGATGATGTTGGATAGGAGCTCGATTGCCACTCCTCGTAAGACTAGCTTCAGCCCTTTTTGCTATTTCCACTGCTTCAAGATAATTCAGTGGCTTACCGGTAGAAACAAAAGGGTGCAGATGATCGttcaatccttcaataaaacttTCAACAACAGCAACCTGACTTgcagcaacatgaggagcataTCTCACCATAGCATAAAAAGAATCTGCATACTCCGCAACTGACATATCGCCTTGTTTCAGGTTATGAAACTCAGAAGCCTTAAAACTGTAGAATGATGGAGGACAATAACTCTCCTTAAACTTCAGCTTGAATATATCCCATGATGGAATGATTCTCTGAGCATCTAAAGTCATCAATGTAGTAGACCACCACATTTTGGCACGATCTTTCAACTGATGCACAGCTAATCTCAATCGACACTCTGGAGgatactcaatcaaatcgaaCAATTCCTCAATCTCAGAAATCCATAACTCAGCTTTCTCAGCTCCCTCCGAACCACTGAATCGAGGAGGATGCATAGAATGGAAACGCACAACTAACTCATCCATCCTAAGATGCTCTAGCTGATCAGCGGCTTGCTCCACAAAAGTATCATCAACAACCCGGACACGAGGTctaccacgacctcgacctcgagctAGAGGAATCTCATCAACAGGAATTTCTCCACCTCCCTCCATTCTATACGATAAAACACCAAAACAATTAGAATGGAAGTAAACAGATCATATAATCACATAAAAATTCTGTCAAGTAGCATACACAGGCGCAACAACCATTTTAGTGCCAAGACTCGAGTGTCCTAGACTCTAGTTCGAGCGTATCCCagtttacgctctgataccaagatGTACGGCTCAGttactctaatgacaattaatgatcaaacaataacgGTTTGATTTAGATTTGCAGCgaaaatggtttaaaaataatttaaaacggaCCTCGGGGCCTAGAAAAAATTTCgacatgacctccccgtaagtaggacatcccgaaaaacTCAAACAACagttaatatcaatatactccaactagagtcaTTAAATCAAAAACCGAAGTtaaacaacctatagccgcactggtcAGGACTAAGcataaattaaaacttaccaattACTCATCAGATCAAAAGAAACCCAGAGTCGACTCAAATCATCACAAAACAACCCAATACcactacagatacacggggcatctaCCCGGCAAATAAACTACAAATACAATACTGAAcaactcaagacatacatatagactaactgggagactGCATTaaacagaaccaagcaatccaacctcaatcccgagctccactggcggagcctcggcctgatgctgcaaaacgactcgggagatctaccatggtgcccaatagcaaccacatcagcccccccagtaaacaactgaggttaggattctggtatgaaacagttcaacaataacaacaataacataaatcatgcataatcatataataaaatgtaatatgcaatgcatgaaaggctcaacgaataactgggataacaggagccaacaaccggtacgataacaactggaataatgctcgagcaacaacacaggggagctacatcgtcatgtagctaaaccgccctgccaagtatgcgaggtatgccaagctgtgctgaataacacccctgactcggcctccatacagctgatacgatataacaggatga encodes:
- the LOC142547173 gene encoding uncharacterized protein LOC142547173; the protein is MDELVVRFHSMHPPRFSGSEGAEKAELWISEIEELFDLIEYPPECRLRLAVHQLKDRAKMWWSTTLMTLDAQRIIPSWDIFKLKFKESYCPPSFYSFKASEFHNLKQGDMSVAEYADSFYAMVRYAPHVAASQVAVVESFIEGLNDHLHPFVSTGKPLNYLEAVEIAKRAEASLTRSGNRAPIQHHQSGRQQFSSSGSASLRPRGKQFKKSGSSSSSSGSSGNRSGYRYSGPYCDHCGGKHSGNQCVGVQGVCNNCGRPGHFSRVCPSKTGKSAQAGSGAQSNKIPTASQSSHQPSRPLHQSRGQGGQQNQSSVHVFALTEDDAQAAPNLPSRFAASGRGSASGARD